AGACTAAAAACTGTGTTTTCTATTTAGTGCCAATCTTTCGTTAATTTTGGACCCCTTTTATATGCCGCACAATCGTAAACGATTCTATGATTATGCAGTGAATACGAAACGTTATATTTACCTATAAtcaaaattaactttattgGGTTTTCTGTGTCGAGAAAACTGGTGGAGAAGCACTGCTTTTCACAAACTTGCGACAGAATCAAATTGCTGTTAGACGTCGAACGTCGCTAAAAAAAGTGTATACATATAGTCACATCTgattttgaactatttttatttttaaaataatattagtttcttaaatactttaaatataatattctcAAATACACAAAGGCTCATACagataaaaatacataattttaaattccaattaaataaaaaaaaaaaatattcgcttCTAcgcttattttcaattaattctttccaaaaattcatttcttcGGCATATCTGTAGTTTGGGTTCTTCAACATACCTCAAACTAATATGATCAGAAAAAATAAGATCTTCGTACCGGAATGAAGTAGTGAATTTGAAATTACGAATCAAACTTAAAAGCATAACACGCAAAACCACTTCAGCATAATGCCAACCTGAAAAATAGAATGCAAgttaaaaaatcttttcttttacaaaaaaagcgGAACGGAAAATTTACCAATACAATTTCGTGAACCTTTAGAGAATGGAATGTATGCCCAAGGGTGACGTTTGCAATTGTTTTCTGGTAGAAAATTGTCTGGGTTAAATGAATGTGCCAAAGGACCCCATAAATCTGTGCGCCTGTGCAGTATGAAAATTGGTATCATTACTTGCAGGCCTTTAGGAACATTGATACCGTTTAATGTAACATCCTTCACAGCTTCCCGACCTATAATGGGTATTGATGGCATAAGTCGAAGGGTTTCTTTAATTACAAGGTCCATGTAAGAAAATTGTTTGAGTTGTTCGTATTCAATAGACATATTTTCGACAGAAATTATTTCTTCCGTTTCTTCGAAGAGTCTTTGTTGAATGTTTGGGTGCATGGCAAGCATTATAAGAATTGAGTAAATTTGTGTTGAAACGGTGTCGAATGACTAAAATTGAATATCGaagcgtatacatatatacgtatataaaagaataaatatatctaaaaaattACCCCAGCAATAACAGTTTGGGTTTCGTTTAATACGTCGGCATGTTGAAATAAGCTTTGATCTTGAAAGTTGAGGGCacgatttataaaaatatcagcATCCTTTTTTATATCTACCTCCTCCGACGTTACGTTCATATTTTTGCTGTCAATAGTCCCATCATTTGCCTTTCGCTTATCTTCaattaactgaaataaatttttcatatactatgacttatttatttttgttaatatattacCGTTTCTATATAGTCCTTTATAAGTTGCTTCGTTTTATAGTATCTGGGTGTGTAAGTTAAAAATCCGACCTTTAATGTGCTAAACATAGCTCCATTAGCGACTTGTTCCAAcatgctttaaaaatattacataatttaCTACACATACGTATTTGACTGCAAGTTGTTGAAATATTGGGTCGTTAACTATATTCGTGAGAGATGGCGTAATTTGATTATCATTAATTATTATTCTcattaattatttcaatattcggATCATGCTTTAGAAAGCCATTGTCCTTGTCGGAATGGATTCATTACGACAGCTCTAAacgcaaaaattaatttgtgaaaCTTGGTCAATCAACTGAGGCAAATGGTAAGGCCAAATAACCATGACGCCAGAGTAAAGCTCTTCATTTGATCAGAAGGTTGTGCTGTATTATGAGCTTATGAACCCAAGTTCTACACAAGTATAAATTGTCACTGAACCTTAAACTCGATGAAACCAAAATGATGCGTAAAGGGGTTTGAGAAGCAATGAGATGAGATATGTAAACGTTTCATATGAAATCAAATACACTAAAGGAAGTTGATATACCGTCTTAATTAAgtagtgaaattatttattcctgatgcgttaaatatgaaatattgatTTATTCCGAAAATAACGTTTTGATTTACTTACTAATTAAATCCGCGAATCATTTCGTTGTGATTATCGTTTCCCTTATAAAGGCCAACCCCCATTGtagtttctgaaaaaaaaatatacaggaAAAACTtgcaaacaaattgaaattaaaatgtttgGCATCGAATACTTATGTAGTCGCCGTTTAGCAATTTCACTAGACATTCAAGATTTACATAATACcaacaattttatgatttccgatttttagtatatttatCTATACTATCATAACTAATGTATGAGagtccaatttttttattttgatactAGTGCAGATGTTTCctttatttgaagttttttgccATGGAAGCATCGATATCCATTTTAATTGCAGTgtcataataattttattttcataaaaagtcTTAATTATCTCCATTAAGCATAAGCTTATATAGGATACTCTCTGTTATTATACTACCTcaaaagttaaataaacaatgaaaaatgttaTGAATTGACATCAATGTTGCTTCCTTTCTATTTAACATGAATTTTTCTTTCCTAATTGAGTGCGCTGATTGTGGTAAATTTAATGGAGATGAATAAATTGGGTATGCAGAATTAAGTTTTCGGATTATTTCGACTACTGTATTTATTCTGGTAACGGCACTGCTGGGCCTTACAAAAACATCATTATGTACGATGTGATAATTTCCAAATAActgtcaatatatgtatagcaatattgttatacagggtttgtccggaaagttataggactg
The sequence above is drawn from the Bactrocera tryoni isolate S06 chromosome 1, CSIRO_BtryS06_freeze2, whole genome shotgun sequence genome and encodes:
- the LOC120766441 gene encoding probable cytochrome P450 313a4; its protein translation is MQVKENVVSFQGFKILLYLCGILCLILIYVKYFKRNRYYIITSQLPTVRGFPFLGIAYKLIPMKKFLYILESYFIKFKSWNYFAWIGPQPFLVTVDLDMIKEILTSNRFINKSATMYSAIDNAIPKGLITSPGEKWKHNRKLMNSTFTHKTIIKFIPIFKDGAQALVERLNNNVGNGECEVFEIIKRTFLDMAMETTMGVGLYKGNDNHNEMIRGFNYMLEQVANGAMFSTLKVGFLTYTPRYYKTKQLIKDYIETLIEDKRKANDGTIDSKNMNVTSEEVDIKKDADIFINRALNFQDQSLFQHADVLNETQTVIAGSFDTVSTQIYSILIMLAMHPNIQQRLFEETEEIISVENMSIEYEQLKQFSYMDLVIKETLRLMPSIPIIGREAVKDVTLNGINVPKGLQVMIPIFILHRRTDLWGPLAHSFNPDNFLPENNCKRHPWAYIPFSKGSRNCIGWHYAEVVLRVMLLSLIRNFKFTTSFRYEDLIFSDHISLRYVEEPKLQICRRNEFLERIN